A genomic stretch from Verrucomicrobiota bacterium includes:
- a CDS encoding phenylacetate--CoA ligase family protein: MPNRLESLRYLLREIRQGRNTFYQRKLSDIDWEAAGESFAGFRREVPFTTKSEILADQKESPPFGNNLTYARNRYTRYCQTSGTRSGRPLPWLDTTESWQGMLACWEKVFEAAGVRAGEPVMFAFSFGPFLGFWSAYEAALERGNLCLPGGGLSGRSRLDLMARTGATTLCCTPTYALRLGEEAVDYPGLSVECVIVAGEAGGSLPLIRDQISERWGGAAVFDHHGMTEVGPVTYQDAGHPHHLCLIESAYFAEVIDPKDEMPVEEGAVGELVLTPLRRVGMPLLRYRTGDLVRLRREEIEGSQRMIFDGGILGRRDDMEVIRGVNVYPGAVEEIVRSFPEVVEYQVEIRTVREMREMFLEVELRTESPDLVARRLGEDIRDILGLRAHVKVAPAESLPRYEFKAKRWRRDEDGKSDSI; the protein is encoded by the coding sequence ATGCCGAATCGCCTCGAGTCCCTCCGCTACCTGCTGCGGGAGATCCGCCAGGGGCGCAATACTTTTTACCAACGCAAGCTGTCCGACATCGATTGGGAGGCGGCCGGCGAGTCTTTTGCGGGTTTCCGGCGGGAGGTGCCGTTTACGACCAAGTCGGAAATTCTCGCGGACCAGAAAGAGAGCCCTCCTTTTGGCAACAATCTGACCTACGCCCGAAATCGCTACACCCGCTACTGCCAGACCAGCGGGACCCGCTCCGGTCGGCCTCTTCCCTGGCTGGACACCACGGAGAGTTGGCAGGGGATGTTGGCCTGTTGGGAAAAGGTCTTTGAGGCGGCCGGGGTGCGAGCGGGCGAGCCGGTCATGTTCGCCTTTTCCTTTGGCCCCTTCCTCGGCTTTTGGAGTGCCTACGAGGCGGCCCTCGAGCGGGGCAATCTCTGTCTCCCCGGCGGAGGCTTGTCCGGCCGCTCGCGACTGGATCTGATGGCTCGGACGGGGGCCACGACGCTCTGTTGCACGCCGACCTATGCCCTCCGCCTAGGCGAAGAGGCGGTGGACTACCCGGGGCTTTCGGTGGAATGCGTGATCGTGGCGGGCGAGGCGGGAGGCAGCTTGCCGCTCATTCGCGATCAGATTTCGGAGCGCTGGGGCGGGGCGGCGGTCTTCGACCATCATGGGATGACGGAAGTGGGCCCGGTGACCTACCAAGATGCCGGCCACCCCCATCACCTCTGCCTGATCGAAAGCGCTTACTTCGCTGAAGTCATCGATCCTAAGGACGAGATGCCCGTGGAGGAGGGAGCCGTGGGGGAGCTGGTGCTGACTCCGCTGCGTCGGGTGGGGATGCCGCTGCTGCGCTATCGCACGGGCGATTTGGTCCGGCTGCGGCGAGAAGAGATCGAGGGCTCGCAGCGGATGATTTTTGACGGCGGGATCCTGGGCCGGCGGGATGATATGGAGGTCATTCGCGGCGTGAATGTCTACCCGGGAGCGGTCGAAGAGATCGTGCGCTCTTTCCCCGAGGTGGTGGAATACCAGGTGGAGATCCGGACCGTCCGCGAAATGCGAGAAATGTTTTTGGAAGTGGAGCTTCGCACGGAGTCTCCTGACTTGGTGGCGCGTCGACTGGGAGAAGACATTCGTGATATCCTGGGACTGCGCGCTCATGTGAAGGTGGCTCCGGCGGAGTCGCTCCCACGCTATGAGTTCAAGGCCAAGCGCTGGCGAAGAGATGAGGACGGAAAGAGCGATTCAATTTGA
- a CDS encoding ABC transporter permease has product MSIWRLIGRSLWHFRAAHALTLAMVALAVAVVIGTLGTGDSIDAALQERLERRVGELKSVLVTGDRFAAQNITERLREKGVEAAALLALTGHVSRPETGQRLNQIQVLAIDADFAQVFGGGGESKGWRVNRVLADALGVKAGDFLQLSLPKPSFLPKDAPLSGSKSIEETSVRQRLQIAGLLEPSTHGSFSLRAEQQEQPTLVGPLGEVQRLAELEGQVNVIATAQEEGQRLIETFREVQTPEDFGLKLEPAWRGSTLRIQSQRLFLDASLEQVLRGTFPEGEASFSYLANALAKGEEAAPYSLVASAPPGVGPVPEGISPEGIVINQWLADDLELGLGDKLEMRFFAVQEDGKLREERAESVVEAIVAMEDEGLQAGWVPDIPGVMGTENCRDWDPGIPFEEAAIRDQDEDYWTTWGETPKALLPYARARELWGNRYGQLTEWRVAEADFDEERLRQAIQREIDPAEFGFLTQDTEELLAAAEEAMDFGGLFAGMSVFLVAAALILVGLTFRFGVEQRQSQLGLLAAVGFTRWQIGRLLVAEGLLVAFLGVGLGMILAAPVAQLFLSGLNGAWSGATVGMEVALVVSQASFLAGALATGLPALLVVAWSVFRLLRQLSLVALLHGGALTSQPQKAGAARWSWWLAAGLALGAAGLLFSGRGSTGEAAAGAFYGGGMLLLLSALLGARSWWRSQPRKPFLGTLQLVRGRPDRALAVLGISAFGFFMVAAVLAFWISLSEADSARPGGPTGGYRFFVETALPVFPDLRDPFERDALGLSREGEWLPMRLLPGDEASCLNLARARRPQLLGVSSRALEERGAFAFSSSLAEGEAAAWSLLREAGTGGAVPVVVDQNSALWALGKSLGEIVELPAGEETLRFQIVGLLATSILQGALLLDEQVFQDLFPAEAGHRVFLVGGGEASSASVASLSRALEAYGAEVSTTRDRLLAYAEVQNTYLKMFLLLGGFGLLLACVGFLVLFRRNVVEFRGQLALLEGVGVRRSRLQALVHHEHFGLVAWGIALGAGAALIAVLPAGLGARGAFPWLLVLLVMALVLVGGYLASRWATALSFRRSLLPFLRNE; this is encoded by the coding sequence ATGAGTATTTGGCGTCTCATTGGCCGGAGCCTGTGGCATTTTCGGGCGGCCCATGCCCTGACCTTGGCCATGGTGGCGCTGGCGGTGGCGGTGGTCATTGGCACGCTCGGGACGGGCGATTCCATCGATGCCGCTTTGCAGGAGCGTTTGGAGAGGCGGGTGGGAGAGCTGAAAAGTGTCTTGGTGACCGGCGATCGCTTCGCCGCCCAGAACATCACCGAACGCTTGCGAGAGAAGGGGGTGGAGGCGGCCGCGCTTTTGGCTCTGACCGGCCATGTCAGCAGGCCGGAGACCGGGCAGCGCCTCAATCAAATCCAGGTCTTGGCGATCGATGCCGACTTCGCCCAAGTTTTTGGCGGAGGGGGCGAGAGCAAGGGTTGGCGGGTCAATCGGGTGCTTGCGGATGCGCTCGGGGTGAAAGCGGGGGATTTTCTCCAATTGTCTTTGCCTAAGCCGAGTTTTTTACCCAAGGACGCGCCGCTTTCGGGTTCGAAATCGATCGAGGAGACGAGTGTCCGTCAGCGCTTGCAGATCGCGGGCCTCTTGGAGCCCTCCACCCATGGGAGTTTTTCTCTCCGGGCGGAACAGCAAGAGCAGCCGACGCTGGTGGGGCCGCTCGGGGAGGTCCAGCGCTTGGCGGAGTTGGAGGGCCAGGTCAATGTGATTGCGACCGCCCAGGAGGAGGGCCAGCGGCTGATCGAGACCTTCCGCGAGGTGCAAACTCCGGAAGACTTCGGGCTGAAGCTCGAGCCGGCCTGGCGCGGGAGCACCCTTCGGATCCAAAGCCAACGTCTTTTCCTGGATGCCTCCTTGGAGCAGGTGCTGCGCGGGACTTTCCCTGAGGGAGAGGCTTCTTTTTCTTATCTGGCAAACGCCTTGGCCAAAGGAGAGGAGGCGGCGCCTTATTCGCTCGTAGCGAGCGCTCCGCCAGGGGTGGGCCCGGTGCCGGAGGGAATTTCGCCCGAGGGGATCGTGATCAATCAGTGGTTGGCCGATGATTTGGAGCTGGGCCTAGGAGACAAACTCGAGATGCGTTTCTTCGCAGTGCAGGAGGACGGGAAGCTGCGCGAGGAACGCGCCGAGTCGGTCGTGGAGGCGATCGTGGCGATGGAGGATGAGGGTCTCCAGGCCGGTTGGGTGCCGGACATTCCAGGCGTCATGGGGACGGAGAATTGTCGCGATTGGGACCCGGGGATTCCTTTTGAGGAAGCGGCCATTCGCGATCAAGATGAAGACTACTGGACGACCTGGGGCGAAACGCCCAAAGCACTCCTCCCCTATGCCCGCGCGCGGGAGTTGTGGGGCAATCGTTACGGGCAACTGACGGAGTGGCGGGTGGCGGAGGCAGACTTCGATGAAGAGCGGCTGCGGCAAGCCATCCAGCGGGAGATCGATCCCGCGGAATTCGGTTTTCTCACGCAGGACACCGAGGAATTGCTGGCGGCAGCGGAGGAGGCCATGGACTTCGGGGGACTTTTCGCCGGGATGAGTGTCTTCCTGGTGGCGGCCGCTCTCATTCTGGTGGGCTTGACCTTTCGCTTTGGGGTGGAGCAGCGGCAGAGCCAGCTGGGCTTGCTGGCGGCGGTTGGCTTCACCCGATGGCAGATTGGCCGCTTGCTGGTGGCGGAGGGTTTGCTGGTGGCTTTTCTGGGCGTTGGCTTAGGGATGATTTTGGCGGCCCCGGTGGCTCAGCTTTTTTTAAGCGGCCTGAATGGGGCCTGGAGTGGGGCCACCGTCGGGATGGAGGTGGCGCTGGTGGTCTCGCAAGCGAGCTTTCTGGCGGGGGCCCTGGCCACCGGGCTGCCCGCGCTCTTGGTGGTGGCTTGGTCGGTTTTCAGGCTTCTGCGCCAGCTCTCTCTGGTGGCGCTTTTGCATGGGGGCGCGCTCACTAGCCAGCCCCAGAAAGCAGGCGCGGCTCGCTGGTCCTGGTGGCTGGCGGCCGGCTTGGCGCTGGGGGCCGCTGGCCTTTTGTTCTCGGGTCGAGGCTCCACGGGGGAGGCCGCAGCGGGGGCTTTTTACGGCGGCGGGATGTTGCTCCTGCTGAGTGCGCTCTTGGGGGCCCGGAGTTGGTGGCGCAGTCAGCCGCGGAAGCCGTTTCTAGGGACGCTTCAGCTGGTGCGAGGGCGGCCCGACCGCGCGCTGGCCGTCTTGGGAATCTCGGCTTTTGGTTTTTTCATGGTGGCTGCGGTGCTGGCTTTTTGGATCAGCTTGAGCGAGGCGGATTCGGCCAGGCCTGGTGGGCCGACGGGGGGCTACCGGTTCTTTGTGGAAACGGCGCTCCCGGTTTTTCCTGATTTGCGCGATCCTTTCGAACGGGATGCGCTGGGGCTGTCGCGGGAAGGCGAGTGGCTGCCGATGCGACTCTTGCCCGGCGATGAGGCGAGCTGCCTGAACCTGGCGCGAGCTCGGCGACCGCAGCTGCTCGGGGTGTCTTCGCGCGCTTTGGAAGAACGCGGGGCTTTTGCCTTTTCGAGCAGTCTGGCAGAGGGAGAGGCCGCGGCCTGGTCGCTTCTGCGGGAAGCGGGGACGGGGGGAGCCGTTCCCGTGGTGGTCGACCAAAACTCAGCTCTCTGGGCCCTGGGTAAGTCGCTTGGCGAAATCGTGGAGCTGCCCGCCGGAGAGGAAACCTTGCGCTTCCAAATCGTGGGTCTTTTGGCGACGTCCATTCTCCAAGGCGCGCTTCTTTTGGATGAACAAGTTTTCCAGGATCTCTTCCCCGCGGAAGCTGGACATCGGGTTTTTCTGGTGGGAGGGGGGGAGGCGTCTTCGGCGAGTGTGGCTTCGCTTTCCCGCGCGCTCGAGGCTTACGGGGCTGAGGTGAGCACGACCCGGGACCGCTTGTTGGCCTACGCCGAGGTCCAGAACACCTACCTCAAGATGTTTCTCCTTTTGGGTGGCTTCGGGTTGTTGCTCGCTTGCGTCGGTTTTCTCGTCCTCTTTCGCAGAAATGTGGTGGAGTTCCGGGGGCAGTTGGCGCTCCTGGAGGGGGTGGGGGTGAGGCGTTCCCGTCTTCAGGCGCTGGTTCACCATGAGCACTTTGGGCTGGTGGCCTGGGGCATCGCTCTGGGGGCGGGGGCCGCTTTGATCGCTGTTTTGCCGGCCGGCTTGGGGGCGCGGGGGGCCTTTCCTTGGCTGCTGGTGCTCCTGGTGATGGCGCTGGTTTTGGTGGGGGGGTATCTGGCGTCGCGTTGGGCCACGGCTCTTTCCTTTCGCCGGAGCTTGCTGCCGTTCTTACGCAATGAGTGA
- a CDS encoding M20/M25/M40 family metallo-hydrolase translates to MSDSTVPLLRSLTEAHAVPGFEHEVRDLFVEELSGCGSLHGDAQGSVYCDLPGEGPKVLVAGHMDEVGFRIQNILPDGFLQFVPLGGWWEHALLSQPVTVKTREGRKIPGVIASKPPHFLGPEERGRVLPITSMVIDVGASSRSEVKKDLGIRLGDPVAPLSSFRELAVPDRYMAKAFDNRVGMAGAIQVGQWIGKRGSVNQVTVAGTVQEEMGLRGAHTLLGKVRPDVAILLEGPPADDTYGFSPGEMQGILGGGVQIRLHDKSALLSPRFTDLAIELAEEKRIPHQVAVRRSGGTDAGAVQQAHGGIPCVVLGTPARYIHSHHAIVDLHDYRAMVTLACELLSQLGEAKVASLRNYV, encoded by the coding sequence ATGAGTGATTCGACCGTCCCTTTGCTCCGCTCCCTCACGGAGGCCCATGCGGTGCCGGGGTTTGAGCACGAAGTGCGGGATCTTTTTGTGGAAGAACTCTCGGGCTGCGGCTCGCTCCATGGGGATGCCCAAGGCTCGGTCTACTGTGATCTCCCGGGGGAAGGCCCCAAGGTTTTGGTGGCAGGTCATATGGATGAAGTCGGCTTCCGCATCCAAAATATTCTTCCAGATGGGTTTCTCCAGTTCGTCCCCTTGGGCGGGTGGTGGGAGCACGCTTTGCTTTCGCAGCCGGTCACGGTCAAGACCCGGGAGGGGAGAAAGATCCCAGGGGTGATCGCCTCCAAGCCGCCCCATTTTCTAGGCCCCGAGGAACGCGGCCGCGTTTTGCCGATCACTTCCATGGTCATCGACGTGGGGGCGAGTAGTCGCAGCGAAGTCAAGAAAGATTTGGGCATCCGCCTGGGCGATCCCGTGGCGCCTCTCTCGAGCTTTCGCGAGCTGGCGGTGCCGGATCGTTACATGGCCAAGGCCTTCGACAATCGGGTGGGGATGGCGGGGGCGATTCAGGTCGGACAGTGGATTGGCAAGCGCGGGAGCGTCAATCAGGTGACGGTCGCGGGCACGGTCCAGGAGGAGATGGGCTTGCGCGGCGCGCACACGCTCTTAGGCAAGGTGCGCCCCGACGTGGCCATTCTTTTGGAAGGCCCGCCCGCCGACGACACCTATGGCTTCTCTCCCGGGGAAATGCAGGGCATCCTCGGCGGAGGGGTGCAGATTCGTCTCCATGACAAGAGCGCTTTGCTCTCGCCTCGCTTCACCGATCTAGCGATCGAACTGGCGGAGGAAAAGCGCATCCCTCATCAGGTGGCGGTCCGGCGCTCGGGCGGGACCGATGCCGGGGCCGTGCAACAGGCCCATGGCGGGATTCCCTGCGTGGTCCTGGGCACCCCGGCTCGCTACATTCATTCGCACCACGCCATTGTGGATTTGCACGACTACCGGGCCATGGTGACGCTGGCTTGCGAACTGCTGAGCCAACTGGGCGAAGCCAAGGTGGCAAGTCTCCGGAACTATGTGTAG
- a CDS encoding TonB-dependent receptor plug domain-containing protein, translating to MKNLLPLTLSFWLCALVPGFSQEILEADPVVAVATRSSVLFDYAATTSPIPGDTLYKEGVSDLEDLTFLAPNVFASDAGTVGYGDVYSVRGLSNTPFFSDPALSFYVDGVPYFDASTFVGGLDNASFARVWTGPQTTRFGAGAYGGVVEIESERPGDTWGGRLSTEAGTYQLLGASGWVGGPLIPGTLFLQIGGQYEQRDGFLRNSALGIREGDRERGGVFGSLLWKAAPGWEAELQAGWDRWEDGAPELQSLASADFGLVASGTPGLMEREANRVSLRVAYEGEEWDFSTVLARRGWDLSPYLSDLDFSPLPFFSSGIEQEQIGWLSETRVSYRPGEEDFDLSGGLFLSSNATEGVGVTGIGLPTLFGIVPLEETTTFRIEEETIAFYGEAGYRPVEALRVFFGARVDLADKALNRSKTSPLLPFRIPDLATEQDFAEFSPKAGFTLEASEEWTVFSNFGVAHKLGGYSAFANSEALAEFDTERNWFVEFGVQGTLLDGRLRAGLTAYHYWVEDYQVERQFSATDYFIANAEEVSSLGAELQVDFTPFNQGNALDGLGFELSVGVNQTEFESYRDPVTGADLTGNRVPYAPAFDAYLGIRYQHPSGVFARVGLRGVGDTWYDDLETPLAEEPAYALVSAQVGFAQEAFEVVLFGENLTDEEYFTNRNVTLPGGVGSIGTPAMAGVRTTFTF from the coding sequence ATGAAAAACCTCCTCCCCTTGACTCTCTCCTTTTGGCTGTGTGCGCTTGTGCCTGGATTCTCCCAAGAAATCCTGGAAGCGGATCCGGTGGTGGCGGTGGCCACCCGTTCCTCGGTTCTTTTTGATTACGCCGCGACGACCTCCCCCATCCCGGGCGACACGCTTTACAAGGAAGGGGTCTCCGACTTGGAGGACTTGACCTTCTTGGCGCCCAATGTCTTTGCGAGTGATGCCGGGACGGTCGGTTACGGGGATGTCTATTCCGTGAGGGGCCTTTCGAATACCCCGTTTTTCAGCGATCCGGCGCTCAGCTTTTACGTCGATGGGGTGCCCTACTTCGATGCCTCCACCTTTGTGGGGGGCTTGGACAATGCCAGTTTTGCCCGGGTCTGGACCGGCCCGCAAACCACTCGCTTCGGGGCGGGCGCTTACGGCGGGGTGGTGGAGATCGAGTCCGAGCGTCCTGGCGATACTTGGGGTGGCCGACTTTCCACTGAGGCCGGGACCTACCAACTTTTGGGTGCCAGCGGTTGGGTGGGAGGTCCCTTGATTCCGGGGACCCTTTTCCTCCAGATCGGAGGCCAGTATGAGCAGCGAGACGGCTTTCTTCGCAATAGCGCACTCGGCATTCGGGAAGGCGATCGGGAGCGGGGCGGGGTTTTTGGCTCGCTTCTTTGGAAGGCGGCTCCAGGCTGGGAGGCCGAACTGCAGGCGGGGTGGGATCGCTGGGAGGATGGCGCGCCCGAATTGCAGTCGCTCGCGAGCGCGGACTTCGGTCTGGTGGCCTCCGGGACGCCTGGCCTGATGGAGCGGGAGGCCAATCGAGTCTCGCTTCGGGTGGCCTACGAAGGCGAGGAGTGGGACTTCTCGACCGTTCTGGCTCGACGCGGTTGGGACCTCAGCCCGTATTTGTCCGACCTCGATTTCTCTCCCCTGCCTTTCTTTTCTTCCGGGATCGAGCAAGAGCAGATCGGATGGCTTTCGGAAACGCGGGTCAGCTATCGCCCCGGGGAGGAGGACTTCGATCTGAGCGGAGGGCTCTTTCTCTCGAGCAATGCCACTGAGGGAGTGGGAGTGACCGGGATCGGTCTACCGACACTTTTCGGGATCGTGCCCCTGGAGGAGACGACCACTTTCCGGATCGAAGAGGAGACAATCGCTTTCTACGGCGAGGCAGGTTACCGACCGGTCGAGGCCCTGCGTGTTTTCTTCGGTGCCCGCGTGGACTTGGCCGACAAGGCGCTCAACCGCTCCAAAACGAGTCCTCTCCTTCCTTTCCGCATTCCCGATCTGGCGACCGAGCAAGATTTTGCCGAGTTCAGTCCCAAAGCGGGCTTCACTCTGGAAGCTTCCGAGGAGTGGACGGTCTTCAGCAATTTTGGCGTGGCGCACAAACTGGGTGGCTACAGCGCTTTTGCGAATTCGGAGGCTTTGGCTGAATTCGATACCGAACGGAATTGGTTTGTGGAATTCGGCGTGCAGGGGACGCTGCTCGACGGTCGGCTGCGAGCCGGCCTGACCGCTTATCATTACTGGGTCGAGGACTATCAGGTGGAGCGCCAATTCAGCGCCACGGATTACTTCATTGCCAACGCGGAAGAAGTCAGTTCGCTCGGGGCCGAGCTGCAAGTGGATTTCACTCCTTTCAACCAAGGGAATGCTCTCGATGGCCTCGGGTTTGAGTTGTCGGTCGGGGTGAATCAGACCGAGTTTGAGAGTTATCGTGACCCGGTCACGGGCGCGGACCTGACGGGCAATCGAGTGCCCTATGCCCCGGCCTTCGACGCCTACCTCGGAATCCGCTACCAGCACCCCTCCGGCGTTTTTGCCCGGGTTGGCCTGCGGGGAGTGGGGGACACTTGGTATGATGATTTGGAAACACCGCTGGCTGAGGAGCCAGCTTATGCCCTGGTGAGCGCGCAAGTGGGCTTCGCCCAGGAGGCCTTCGAGGTCGTCCTTTTCGGTGAGAATTTGACCGATGAGGAGTATTTCACCAATCGCAATGTGACCTTGCCCGGAGGGGTCGGATCGATCGGCACCCCGGCCATGGCGGGTGTGCGGACGACCTTTACTTTCTGA
- a CDS encoding ABC transporter ATP-binding protein, giving the protein MRTERAIQFEEVTKHFGQDRVLDGLSLTVAAGESVAIQGPSGCGKSTLLNLMGALDRADAGSVVVQGTDLQSLDDKERTVFRGQHLGFVFQLHHLLPQCSVLENALLPALAQGAASEEVLERAEGLLGRVGLSAERDRLAWKLSGGERQRVALVRALLHGPALVLADEPTGALDAQASKDVVDLLLELTSGPEQTLVLVTHDAEVAARLDRRVELRDGKVVS; this is encoded by the coding sequence ATGAGGACGGAAAGAGCGATTCAATTTGAGGAGGTGACCAAGCACTTCGGCCAAGACCGGGTGCTCGATGGCTTATCGCTCACGGTGGCCGCCGGAGAGAGCGTGGCCATCCAAGGTCCATCCGGTTGTGGCAAGAGCACGCTGCTCAATCTGATGGGAGCCCTGGACCGGGCGGATGCTGGCTCGGTCGTGGTGCAGGGAACCGATCTGCAAAGCTTGGACGACAAGGAGCGCACGGTTTTTCGCGGCCAGCATCTGGGCTTCGTCTTTCAACTGCATCACTTGTTGCCGCAATGCAGCGTCCTGGAAAACGCCCTTCTTCCTGCCTTGGCCCAGGGGGCTGCTTCGGAGGAAGTCCTGGAGCGAGCGGAGGGCCTTTTAGGGCGAGTCGGGCTCTCTGCGGAACGGGATCGGCTGGCTTGGAAGCTGAGCGGCGGGGAACGGCAGCGAGTGGCTTTGGTCCGGGCGCTCTTGCATGGGCCTGCCTTGGTGCTGGCGGACGAGCCCACGGGCGCGCTTGATGCCCAGGCGTCGAAGGATGTGGTCGACCTGCTCCTGGAATTGACGAGCGGGCCGGAGCAGACCTTGGTCTTGGTCACCCATGACGCGGAGGTGGCGGCTCGGCTCGATCGGCGGGTGGAACTGCGAGACGGCAAGGTGGTCTCATGA
- a CDS encoding acyl-CoA thioesterase: MGSEFSYQRRVAFSETDMAGIVHFAEIFRYMEEAEHAFYRSLGFSVHPKKEGRFDESVGWPRVKASAEYRRPLEFEEVVTVELRVSQVGSKSLDHRFLLRKETGEVAAKGALKVVCVRRQPDGPMKAVSIPDEIRSQIMVAEAASLEEWEALT, encoded by the coding sequence ATGGGCTCGGAATTCAGCTACCAGCGTCGAGTCGCCTTTTCCGAGACGGACATGGCGGGCATCGTCCACTTCGCTGAGATTTTCCGCTACATGGAGGAAGCCGAACACGCTTTTTATCGTTCGCTGGGATTCTCCGTGCACCCGAAAAAAGAGGGACGTTTTGACGAAAGTGTCGGTTGGCCGCGGGTCAAGGCCTCGGCCGAGTATCGGCGTCCTCTGGAGTTTGAAGAAGTCGTGACGGTCGAGCTTCGGGTCAGCCAAGTGGGGAGCAAGTCCCTCGACCATCGGTTTCTTCTCCGAAAGGAAACGGGTGAAGTGGCCGCCAAGGGCGCGCTCAAGGTGGTTTGTGTCCGGAGGCAACCGGATGGCCCCATGAAGGCGGTCTCTATCCCGGACGAGATTCGTAGCCAGATCATGGTCGCCGAAGCGGCCTCACTAGAAGAATGGGAGGCCCTCACTTGA
- the guaA gene encoding glutamine-hydrolyzing GMP synthase, which yields MSQLPDRAVLDETGHVAVLDFGSQYTQLIVRRVRELGFVAKLYALEEFASLGRPGAIILSGGPKSTAEPDAPDIDFPALQAFGVPVLGVCYGMQLLNIKFGGSVKPSNRREYGPAQLCPVARDGLYQGLSRSSQVWMSHSDTVENLPENASVLAVNRSDTPVSLQWGERFFGIQFHPEVSHSHEGMQILRNFLNQASGLLPFRIEDFKKEMLDEIRAKVGSKQVVCGVSGGVDSTVLAVLLKEAGVKMRAIFVDHGLLRKGEAAEVERNFARMQVPIETVDVSARMLEKLAGEEDPEKKRVLIGNFFIDVFWEEVGQAEMLAQGTLYPDVIESASNDKSKASKIKTHHNRVDRILALQKEDKVLEPLAELFKDEVRQLGASMGIAHDILHRHPFPGPGLAVRCPGEVTQHKLDIIRECDAIFIGWLQESGWYEKTWQAYAALVPVKTVGVKGDERSYEWAISLRAVVSEDAMTADWVELPYSLLRDISNQILNDVKGINRVLYDISTKPPASIEWE from the coding sequence GTGAGCCAACTCCCCGACAGGGCCGTCCTCGACGAGACCGGGCACGTGGCGGTGCTCGATTTTGGCTCGCAATACACCCAACTCATCGTGCGGCGCGTGCGGGAACTGGGCTTTGTGGCCAAGCTCTACGCCTTGGAGGAATTCGCCAGCTTGGGCCGCCCCGGCGCCATCATTCTTTCCGGCGGCCCCAAAAGCACGGCCGAGCCGGACGCCCCGGATATCGATTTTCCAGCGCTGCAAGCCTTCGGGGTGCCCGTGCTCGGCGTCTGCTATGGGATGCAGCTCTTGAACATCAAGTTCGGCGGGAGCGTCAAGCCGAGCAATCGACGGGAGTATGGCCCGGCCCAGCTTTGCCCCGTGGCCAGGGACGGCTTGTATCAAGGGCTTTCTCGATCGAGCCAAGTCTGGATGAGCCACTCCGACACGGTCGAGAACTTGCCGGAGAATGCCTCGGTCCTAGCGGTCAATCGTTCGGACACTCCGGTTTCTCTCCAATGGGGCGAGCGCTTCTTCGGCATCCAATTTCATCCCGAGGTTTCCCACAGCCACGAGGGCATGCAGATCTTGCGAAATTTCCTGAACCAAGCCAGCGGGCTGCTGCCTTTCCGGATCGAGGATTTCAAGAAGGAAATGCTGGATGAAATCCGGGCCAAGGTGGGCTCCAAGCAGGTGGTCTGCGGGGTGAGTGGAGGGGTGGATAGCACGGTCCTGGCGGTGCTCTTGAAAGAAGCCGGCGTGAAGATGCGGGCTATTTTCGTGGATCATGGGCTGCTCCGAAAAGGGGAGGCGGCGGAAGTGGAGCGGAATTTTGCCCGGATGCAGGTGCCGATCGAAACCGTGGATGTCTCGGCCCGCATGCTGGAGAAGCTGGCCGGGGAGGAGGACCCTGAGAAGAAGCGGGTCCTGATCGGCAATTTCTTCATCGATGTCTTCTGGGAAGAAGTCGGCCAAGCCGAGATGCTGGCCCAGGGAACGCTTTATCCGGATGTCATCGAAAGCGCTTCCAACGACAAGTCCAAAGCCTCCAAGATCAAAACCCATCACAACCGCGTGGACCGCATCTTGGCGCTTCAGAAAGAGGACAAGGTCCTGGAGCCGCTGGCCGAACTCTTCAAGGACGAGGTCCGCCAGTTGGGTGCTTCCATGGGCATCGCCCACGATATTCTTCATCGCCATCCCTTCCCCGGTCCTGGCTTGGCGGTTCGTTGTCCGGGCGAGGTCACGCAGCACAAGCTCGACATCATCAGGGAGTGCGACGCCATCTTCATCGGTTGGCTCCAGGAGAGCGGCTGGTATGAAAAGACTTGGCAAGCCTACGCCGCCCTTGTGCCAGTCAAGACGGTCGGCGTGAAAGGGGACGAACGCAGCTACGAGTGGGCCATCAGCCTGCGGGCGGTCGTGAGCGAGGATGCCATGACAGCGGACTGGGTGGAGCTGCCTTACTCGCTGCTGCGAGACATCAGCAATCAGATTCTGAACGACGTCAAAGGGATCAATCGTGTCCTCTACGACATTTCGACCAAGCCGCCTGCCAGCATTGAGTGGGAGTGA